The Acidobacteriota bacterium genome contains a region encoding:
- a CDS encoding beta-ketoacyl-ACP synthase 3 — MTGPTIGILGLGAYLPERIMTNDDWAEHVDTSDEWITARTGIKTRRLAEEDQTTVDLAAAAARRALEDADTAIEEIDEIIVATDTPEVYIPDTASHLQNRLGAREVPAFDLGGSGCAGFVLGLDIARSRASAGSRKILLVGVELLTRLMNWEDRSTAVLFGDAAGAAVVGAGQHAAEILAFTAGTDGTQAEILGLEMGGTRMPFTVEGAQRGDHKKVVMKGREVFREAVTRMSAAAKEVLAQAGCGVDDVKLVIPHQANLRIISAVQKALAVPDDTMYINVQDYGNTGSASVPLALWEARNKGRIGSGDMVLLTSFGAGFHWAAALLRF; from the coding sequence ATGACTGGACCCACCATCGGCATCCTCGGTCTCGGCGCCTACCTGCCGGAACGGATCATGACAAATGACGACTGGGCCGAACATGTTGACACTTCCGATGAGTGGATCACCGCGCGCACCGGCATCAAGACACGAAGACTGGCGGAGGAGGACCAGACAACCGTCGACCTCGCCGCAGCCGCTGCCCGACGGGCGCTCGAAGATGCCGACACGGCAATCGAGGAGATCGACGAAATCATCGTCGCTACCGACACACCGGAGGTCTACATTCCCGACACCGCGTCACACCTCCAAAATCGGCTCGGAGCCAGGGAGGTGCCCGCCTTTGACCTCGGTGGCAGCGGTTGCGCCGGATTCGTTCTCGGCCTCGACATCGCCCGCTCACGGGCCAGCGCGGGAAGTCGAAAGATCCTGCTCGTAGGAGTCGAGCTGCTCACGCGATTGATGAACTGGGAGGATCGCTCGACCGCCGTTCTCTTCGGTGACGCCGCCGGAGCCGCAGTCGTCGGCGCTGGCCAGCATGCAGCCGAAATCCTCGCTTTCACCGCCGGAACTGACGGGACCCAGGCAGAGATCCTCGGTCTCGAGATGGGTGGCACGCGAATGCCGTTCACCGTCGAGGGTGCGCAGCGCGGAGATCACAAAAAGGTGGTGATGAAGGGTCGGGAGGTGTTCCGCGAGGCCGTGACCCGCATGAGCGCTGCGGCAAAAGAAGTCCTGGCTCAGGCAGGGTGTGGCGTGGACGACGTCAAACTGGTGATCCCACACCAGGCGAACCTCCGCATCATCAGTGCGGTTCAGAAAGCACTCGCCGTGCCCGACGACACGATGTACATCAACGTGCAGGATTACGGCAACACCGGTTCGGCCTCGGTCCCCCTCGCCCTGTGGGAGGCGCGAAACAAGGGTCGGATTGGCTCTGGAGACATGGTTCTGCTGACTTCGTTTGGTGCGGGATTCCACTGGGCGGCAGCTCTGTTGCGATTCTGA